The proteins below are encoded in one region of Aquarana catesbeiana isolate 2022-GZ unplaced genomic scaffold, ASM4218655v1 unanchor94, whole genome shotgun sequence:
- the LOC141124023 gene encoding uncharacterized protein isoform X3, which produces MRKEKESGRKGGDAELLELSECGEWRSSEISADLRRKVVEVYQSGQGYTTISKALDLNGTTVRAILTKWKKFGTVVNLPRSGRPAKISPQARRIIISEVKKKPSAWSRELQASLASAQVNVQDSTIRKTLCKNGRVVSRKPLFPKRNMAACQECSGNLQNISSLEGRSVPPRIKSPLCSEKEEYLSSLLSEYQEKDEVEQQRALCAKACRRSSKATYCFISS; this is translated from the exons GAGATGCGGAGTTGTTGGAGTTGTCGGAGT GTGGGGAGTGGCGCTCCAGTGAGATTTCGGCAGACCTTCGGAGAAAGGTGGTTGAAGTCTATCAGTCTGGACAGGGTTACACCACCATCTCCAAGGCCCTGGACCTCAATGGGACTACGGTCAGAGCCATTCTCACCaagtggaagaagtttggaacggtGGTGAATCTACCTAGGAGTGGTCGTCCTGCGAAAATCTCCCCCCAGGCCAGAAGGATCATCATCAGTGAAGTCAAGAAGAAGCCTTCTGCCTGGTCCCGGGAACTTCAGGCCTCTCTGGCCTCGGCTCAGGTGAATGTTCAGGACTCAACCATTAGAAAGACTCTGTGCAAAAACGGGAGAGTGGTGAGCCGGAAACCTCTCTTCCCTAAAAGGAACATGGCGGCTTGTCAGGAGTGCAGCGGAAATCTCCAGAATATCTCATCTCTGGAAGGGCGTTCTGTGCCACCAAGAATCAAAAGTCCACTGTGTTCAGAAAAG GAAGAATACCTCAGCTCCTTGTTAAGTGAATATCAAGAGAAAGATGAAGTGGAGCAACAAAGAGCGCTGTGTGCCAAAGCCTGCCGAAGATCCTCCAAGG ctacatattgctttataagctcctga
- the LOC141124023 gene encoding uncharacterized protein isoform X1 produces the protein MTLREQYKPNEERKGKRAQGRRCGVVGVVGVWGVVGVVGVVGGGEWRSSEISADLRRKVVEVYQSGQGYTTISKALDLNGTTVRAILTKWKKFGTVVNLPRSGRPAKISPQARRIIISEVKKKPSAWSRELQASLASAQVNVQDSTIRKTLCKNGRVVSRKPLFPKRNMAACQECSGNLQNISSLEGRSVPPRIKSPLCSEKEEYLSSLLSEYQEKDEVEQQRALCAKACRRSSKATYCFISS, from the exons GAGATGCGGAGTTGTTGGAGTTGTCGGAGTGTGGGGAGTTGTCGGAGTTGTCGGAGTTGTCGGAGGTGGGGAGTGGCGCTCCAGTGAGATTTCGGCAGACCTTCGGAGAAAGGTGGTTGAAGTCTATCAGTCTGGACAGGGTTACACCACCATCTCCAAGGCCCTGGACCTCAATGGGACTACGGTCAGAGCCATTCTCACCaagtggaagaagtttggaacggtGGTGAATCTACCTAGGAGTGGTCGTCCTGCGAAAATCTCCCCCCAGGCCAGAAGGATCATCATCAGTGAAGTCAAGAAGAAGCCTTCTGCCTGGTCCCGGGAACTTCAGGCCTCTCTGGCCTCGGCTCAGGTGAATGTTCAGGACTCAACCATTAGAAAGACTCTGTGCAAAAACGGGAGAGTGGTGAGCCGGAAACCTCTCTTCCCTAAAAGGAACATGGCGGCTTGTCAGGAGTGCAGCGGAAATCTCCAGAATATCTCATCTCTGGAAGGGCGTTCTGTGCCACCAAGAATCAAAAGTCCACTGTGTTCAGAAAAG GAAGAATACCTCAGCTCCTTGTTAAGTGAATATCAAGAGAAAGATGAAGTGGAGCAACAAAGAGCGCTGTGTGCCAAAGCCTGCCGAAGATCCTCCAAGG ctacatattgctttataagctcctga
- the LOC141124023 gene encoding uncharacterized protein isoform X2, with the protein MTLREQYKPNEERKGKRAQGRRCGVVGVVGVWGVVGVVGVVGGGEWRSSEISADLRRKVVEVYQSGQGYTTISKALDLNGTTVRAILTKWKKFGTVVNLPRSGRPAKISPQARRIIISEVKKKPSAWSRELQASLASAQVNVQDSTIRKTLCKNGRVVSRKPLFPKRNMAACQECSGNLQNISSLEGRSVPPRIKSPLCSEKCLRPPEGEGLPLLEVQLSDSADL; encoded by the exons GAGATGCGGAGTTGTTGGAGTTGTCGGAGTGTGGGGAGTTGTCGGAGTTGTCGGAGTTGTCGGAGGTGGGGAGTGGCGCTCCAGTGAGATTTCGGCAGACCTTCGGAGAAAGGTGGTTGAAGTCTATCAGTCTGGACAGGGTTACACCACCATCTCCAAGGCCCTGGACCTCAATGGGACTACGGTCAGAGCCATTCTCACCaagtggaagaagtttggaacggtGGTGAATCTACCTAGGAGTGGTCGTCCTGCGAAAATCTCCCCCCAGGCCAGAAGGATCATCATCAGTGAAGTCAAGAAGAAGCCTTCTGCCTGGTCCCGGGAACTTCAGGCCTCTCTGGCCTCGGCTCAGGTGAATGTTCAGGACTCAACCATTAGAAAGACTCTGTGCAAAAACGGGAGAGTGGTGAGCCGGAAACCTCTCTTCCCTAAAAGGAACATGGCGGCTTGTCAGGAGTGCAGCGGAAATCTCCAGAATATCTCATCTCTGGAAGGGCGTTCTGTGCCACCAAGAATCAAAAGTCCACTGTGTTCAGAAAAG TGTCTCCGCCCCCCAGAAGGTGAAGGACTTCCTCTCCTGGAGGTTCAGCTCTCTGATTCTGCAGATTTGTGA